The following coding sequences lie in one Vibrio splendidus genomic window:
- a CDS encoding lipocalin-like domain-containing protein has product MNRPIKVFLLTLGILLLLGCEESTQPSAQNMGSLLSTGTQTENETQKEAEQFTPVVKGVEITFPADHKAHPDFRHEWWYLTANLIDEDGNALGVQWTQFRFAAAPKDSSNSTKETTWQSQQIYMAHSAVTTKDKHYADEKWSREQAELAGVSASPFRVYLDDWQWTSSSDDLFPATLNANSGQFGYSLKLTNNAPYQKQGEQGYSTKSSDGKVASYYYSQPFINVSGEVIIDGVTHQVSGKGWIDREWSSQFLLDSQQGWDWFALRLSDESSLVVFQLRNSATGEASYSHARLMQQDGSGIAIKQQDINLTAIKQTEIDGSDYPTKWQVSIPTQQIELTVSALNPNAKMPLSVPYWEGPVLIEGTHSGTGYMELTGY; this is encoded by the coding sequence ATGAATCGACCAATAAAAGTTTTCCTTCTCACACTTGGCATCTTGCTCCTTTTAGGATGCGAGGAGTCCACTCAACCGTCAGCTCAAAATATGGGTTCGTTACTCAGTACTGGAACACAAACCGAGAATGAAACACAAAAAGAGGCTGAGCAATTCACCCCGGTAGTAAAAGGCGTCGAGATCACCTTCCCTGCCGACCATAAAGCACACCCTGATTTTCGTCATGAATGGTGGTACTTAACCGCCAACCTGATTGATGAAGACGGCAATGCGCTAGGCGTACAATGGACACAATTCCGCTTCGCGGCTGCACCAAAGGACAGTTCGAATAGCACTAAGGAAACTACGTGGCAAAGTCAGCAAATCTACATGGCACACAGCGCCGTCACCACCAAAGACAAACACTACGCCGATGAGAAGTGGTCACGCGAGCAAGCTGAACTCGCAGGTGTAAGCGCTTCACCATTTCGGGTCTATCTCGATGACTGGCAGTGGACATCGTCAAGTGATGATCTGTTCCCCGCAACCTTGAACGCTAATTCCGGTCAGTTTGGCTACTCGCTTAAGTTAACCAACAACGCGCCTTATCAAAAGCAAGGCGAACAAGGCTACAGCACCAAAAGTAGCGATGGCAAAGTAGCTTCCTATTACTACAGTCAACCATTCATTAATGTATCGGGCGAGGTAATTATCGATGGAGTCACGCATCAAGTTTCCGGTAAAGGTTGGATAGACCGAGAATGGAGCTCGCAGTTTTTACTCGACTCGCAACAAGGCTGGGATTGGTTTGCACTAAGGCTGAGTGATGAAAGCAGCTTAGTCGTATTCCAACTGCGAAACTCAGCAACAGGTGAAGCCAGTTATTCCCATGCAAGGTTAATGCAGCAAGATGGCTCTGGCATCGCGATTAAGCAACAAGACATCAACTTAACCGCCATCAAGCAAACGGAAATCGATGGAAGTGACTACCCAACAAAATGGCAAGTTTCAATTCCAACTCAACAAATCGAACTGACCGTTTCAGCTCTGAATCCAAATGCCAAAATGCCGCTGTCGGTTCCCTATTGGGAAGGCCCGGTCTTAATTGAAGGAACTCACTCTGGTACAGGCTACATGGAGTTGACTGGGTATTAA